From the Caldisericota bacterium genome, one window contains:
- a CDS encoding DUF3578 domain-containing protein gives MLKEGFLKVLNEYQVASKEPIAKHPIATLLRKDIPEYLVSLLENPDEYKVEGSAGKGRWAKCPWVATIDINITTTPKRGYYIVYLFRENMNGIYLSLMQGAAEMKEMHEEHLEKVLKNRATTYINKIGGVPKMFPETKIDLETKSHSELASFYEMGNIFAKYYSVKTLNSYTEKQLIEEFRQMIKLYDFLVHSKTTPSLFTNVEKPVKKTQQKTTEKKQTLFERIKEFIQKVIRS, from the coding sequence ATGTTAAAAGAAGGATTTTTAAAAGTACTGAACGAGTATCAAGTCGCCAGCAAAGAGCCAATCGCAAAACATCCAATAGCCACATTGTTAAGAAAAGATATACCGGAATATTTAGTTAGTCTACTTGAAAACCCCGATGAATATAAAGTAGAGGGCTCTGCAGGAAAAGGAAGATGGGCAAAATGCCCCTGGGTTGCAACGATAGATATCAATATTACAACAACTCCCAAAAGGGGATATTATATTGTTTATCTATTCAGAGAAAATATGAATGGGATATATCTTTCATTAATGCAGGGAGCAGCAGAAATGAAAGAAATGCATGAAGAACACCTGGAAAAGGTTTTAAAAAATAGAGCAACAACCTACATAAATAAAATTGGCGGCGTGCCAAAAATGTTTCCGGAAACAAAAATAGATTTAGAAACAAAATCGCATTCAGAATTAGCATCATTCTACGAAATGGGAAATATTTTTGCAAAATATTATAGCGTTAAGACCTTGAACTCTTACACAGAAAAACAATTAATAGAAGAATTTAGGCAGATGATAAAATTATATGATTTTCTTGTGCACAGCAAAACTACTCCAAGCTTATTCACTAACGTAGAAAAACCGGTTAAAAAAACACAGCAAAAAACAACTGAAAAAAAACAAACGCTGTTTGAACGAATAAAAGAGTTTATACAAAAAGTTATCAGATCTTAA